DNA from Coffea arabica cultivar ET-39 chromosome 10c, Coffea Arabica ET-39 HiFi, whole genome shotgun sequence:
CACAAATTCTTCCCTTCTCCAAGTCTCCAACCAAATCTACCTGACCTCTACCACGAAGCAACATCCCCTTTCCAGAACCAAAACTTACCCAAACAACCAAAAACAGCACTCAAATTTAGTTCACTTTCCTAAGCTATTTTGCCCtttcaaaacaaccaaaaacctATTTTACCATTCTAacaaaaccaaagaaaagaagccaaatcaaactcaaactttccaaaatctcatctctctttcctttttcccccTCTTTTTCGCCCTTCAAATAATTTTTACAGGCTGCGACGTCGTTTCAAGTTTCAGCTCTTCTGTTAATATTACCATTCCTCAGTACGCTCCACAAATGCCTACAAAGAAGCCCAAGTACGACGCCGTATCATCTCTGCTCTTCATCTTTCTAGTTTCCTTTCCATTTCTCGTCTCCTCCAAGTCTACGATAGAGCCTTGCTCAAACTTCGACTCCTGCTCCGCCGTCGTCGGCTACACGCTCTACACCGACCTCAAGGTCGCCGAGGTCGCGTCCCTCTTCCACGTCGACCCCATTGCCCTCCTCACGGCCAACGCCGTCGACATTTCCTACCCGGACGTCGAAAACTACATCCTCCCGGCGAAGCTCTTCCTCAAGGTCCCCATCACTTGCTCTTGCGTCGACGGCATCAGAAAATCCACCTCCACCATTTACAAGACTCGCCCTTCCGACACCCTTTTCAACATCGCCGATGATATCTATGGTGGGCTGGTATCGGCCGACCAGATCAAGGAGGCTAATGCTAACTCCATCTCTGACCCTTCTGTGTTGAATGTGGGGACTTCGCTTGTGATTCCATTGCCTTGTACTTGTTTCAATGGGACGGATAACAATCTTCCGGCGGTTTATATGTCGTATGTTGTCCGGCCGGTGGATACCCTTTCCGGAATTGCGTCCAAGTACTCCACCACGCTGACTGATCTCATGAATGTGAATGCTTTGGGCAGTCCATCTATTAAGGATGGCGATATTCTTGCAATTCCTCTATCTGGTAAAGATTTTGTTGTTctgtaatttttcatttttatttttctatttcttatttttttcgtattttttccctttttgggtTGACGTGAAATGGGCTAGAGCTATTTTTATCTGGGATTTAATGCTGAGAAGTGAGGACCATGTGGGGAGAACAAGTGAATGTACAATCTTTAAAGCGTTAGGTACAACCTTTAAAATGTTGTACTTTTTGCTTGAGGAATGGCACCTCTAAATGGGGAATTTAGTGTCTTCGTGTTAAACTGGGGTTCAGTTAGAGACTTTCATGTCCTTTATGtctatttttttgtcaaattttagttGGGTTTTATGATGTTATTATCTTCTTGATTAGTATTGGAACTACTGGATGACCAATTAAGGATagatttttttgggatttttttccttttctttatgtAATATGAGTGCCCCCCTACCCCAATATTCTTGTAGTTTTGTTATTTATATTTGTTGCAAGTTATATCCCACAGTATGAGCATGGAGCACCCCGGTAAGACCCCTCTTCACCCGAACACCCCCCACCCCCACCTCCCCCtcccctcaaaaaaaaaaaaaaatccttttaatCTTTTATAATTATGATTATAATTATGACAATGGTAAGCTACTGCTTTCAGCTTGTTCATCTAGTTTCCCAAAGTACGCATTGGATAATGCCCTGTCCGTACCTAACGGGAGTTATGCTATTACTGCAAGCCATTGTGTTCAATGCAGTTGTGGATC
Protein-coding regions in this window:
- the LOC113713584 gene encoding lysM domain-containing GPI-anchored protein 1, which produces MPTKKPKYDAVSSLLFIFLVSFPFLVSSKSTIEPCSNFDSCSAVVGYTLYTDLKVAEVASLFHVDPIALLTANAVDISYPDVENYILPAKLFLKVPITCSCVDGIRKSTSTIYKTRPSDTLFNIADDIYGGLVSADQIKEANANSISDPSVLNVGTSLVIPLPCTCFNGTDNNLPAVYMSYVVRPVDTLSGIASKYSTTLTDLMNVNALGSPSIKDGDILAIPLSACSSSFPKYALDNALSVPNGSYAITASHCVQCSCGSGTRNLYCTPASLAVSCSSMQCKNSNLMLGNITMQQTSAGCNVTTCSYGGFVNGSIVTILSSSLQPRCPGPQQFPPLIDPSSLVGQDSSFAPAPSPSEIAGAPTVPISSVVPSTGSTIQFPPANGPAGSAGIATSDSSVVNPLAGFPITFLLALYLRNLLPLGL